CTGCGAGTTGCTGATCGGCCAGGGCGGTTAGCCCGTAGTTGAGGGTCGTGGCCAGGTGCCAGTCGTGCCAGGCGACGGGTGCAAGGGTCAGCATCGAGGCGTAGACCGTCAGCTGTGCGCCGGTCAGCGCCGCGGCGCCGAGCGCCATGTGTGGGCGCGCGCGCATCGCCGCAAAGAGCAGGGTGGCGGACCCGAAAAGGCTCAGATGCATGGACCAGTAGCCCAGATCGCTCTCGAGCGTGGCCTGATAGGGGCCGGGCGCGTGCCAAACCCAGAACAGCACCGCGAACAGGATCGCGCAGGGCAGGGCGGGCAGGCGCATCCTTGGCAGAGCCGCGGCCAGGATCGGCGCGGCGACGAGCGTCAGCAGGATATGCTGGCCCACGCGGGCCGAGAAAAGCGCAATGGAGGCCGCACAGAGCGGCGAGACGAAAAGCAGGCCGACAAGGCCCCAGGCAAGCCCGAAGCGTGCCTTGTCCTTCAGAAGGACAAATCCGGCGAGCCCGGCCAATGCGAGCCCGGACAACAGGTACGGGTCAAGGGTCCAGCGGCTCCAGAGCTCGGCTGGCATGGGCGGGGCGCCGCAGAAGGGGACGTAGGTGTCCATAGTGTTCTCCTTGTTTTTAGCCCGTACAGCCCGACACGCGCAGAATGGGCCAGACGTTGGCAAGAACCGCCAGGAACGAGATCAGCGCCGACCACCAGGCCGCTTGCGCGAGCGGCAATTCCGGACCGTCGGGCCCGACGCGCCTCATGCCGCGGCCGGACAGGATCAGCAGCACGAGGATCGCAACCGCGATCGTACCGGTCACCAGCGCCGCGACGGCAGCCATGGTATCCGGCCCCAGCAACCCGCGCGGCGAGCAAGCGGCCGAGATCAGCGCATAGATGGCGATGAAATGGATCGCCCACAGCGTAATGGGCGTGGCGATGCGAAAGAGGTTCGTGGTCATTGTGGCGTCCCCGCGAACAGGAAGGCGATGGCGGTGATCAGCGCCATGGTGGCGGTGGCTTTGCCGAAGCTGCCAAGCAGCATGTCGGGCAGGCCCTGACCGGGCTTGGTGGCGCCCACGGCCTTGCGCAGGGCGTTGAACACCGTCCACAAGAGCGCCACGGATATCAGGGCCGTGAGATAGGCGCCGATCGCCCATCCGACGGCGGCGAAAGCCGTGCTCCAGGGGTCGATGGGCAGGAGGGCAAGGCCAAAGCACATGGTTAGCCCGATCAGGCAGGCGGCCAGCAGGATATTGAGGCTTCCGGTCATCCAGAGCGATGCGCGCGCGTGGGCCCGTCCGACCATCCAGCTAAGCGCGAAGACCACGACCGACAGGCCGAGCGCGAGAAGGGCGAAGATGCGCGCGGGCCGCTGGGTCGCCTCGGCAAAGATCGGTTGCGTGTTCCAGAGGTAGAGCCCCGCGAAGAGCAGCGAGAAAAACAGCGCAAAGAGGATCATGATCGTTCCGACGAGACCCACATGCAGGTGACTTTGCTTGTCGATCGCATTGACCGGCAGGCGCAGTCCCTCGATGCCGATGTCTCGGTCGACACCGCTGTCCGAAGGCTCCCATGCCCAGCCGGCGAAGCCGATCAGCGCGATGCCCGCCCCGATCGCGCAGAGCCAGTAGACCGAGGCGAGGGTGGCGCCGAAGAGCAGCGCAAGGCCCAAGGCCGCGATCAGCGGGAACCATGTCGGGTGCGGCAGGCGCAGTATCTGCAGCGGTTCGCCCGTGACGATGTGGCAGCCCAGTGTTTCGCGCCGGTGATCCGGGTAGTCGCGCAGGGCGCCGCGCACCTCTGCGCCGGGCGTCTCGGCCAGTTCCGGTTGATCCCAAAGCGGCTCGCGCGAGGTGATGCGCGGAATGGCGCGGAAGTTGTAGCCGGGCGTGACCGGTTCATAGAGCCATTCCAGCGTGCTTGCGCCCCATGGGTTGCGCCCCGCCCGTGGCCCGACGCGCCGGTGGCGGAAGAAATCCCAGATGAACAGCGCGATCCCGGCGGCCAGAATGAAGGCGCCGATGGTCGACAGCATGTTCAGCCGGTCCCAGCCGATGCCTCCGGGATAGGTCGCGACCCGCCGCGGCATGCCCCGCATCCCCGTCAGGTGCATCATGAAGAAGGCCAGGTTGAAGCCGGAAAACATGAGCCAGAACACCCATTTCCCCAACCGCTCGGACATCATGCGGCCGGTGAAATGCGGCACCCAGTAGTACAGCGCGCCGAACATCGGGAACACCATGCCGCCGATCAGCACGTAATGCAGATGCGCCACCACGAAGTAGCTGTCATGCGCTTGCAGGTTGAATGGCACCGCCGCCACCATGACGCCCGTCATGCCACCCAGGACGAAGATGAACAGAAAGCCCAGTATGAAGTGCATCGGTACGGTCAGGCGCGGCTTGCCCTGGCTGAGCGTGGCGATGAAGCAGAAGATCTGCACGCCGGTGGGCACGGCGACCATGGTCGAGGCGGCGGAGAACAACGACAGCGACAGGATCGGCAGGCCGGTTGCGAACATGTGATGCGCCCAGAGCCCGAAACTTAGGAAGGACATCGTCACCACCGCCGCGACGGCAAAGCCGTAGCCGAAGAGCGGCTTGCCCACGAAAGTCGGCAGCATCGTGGCCACCATGCCGGCCGCCGGCAGGAAGATGATATAGACCTCCGGGTGGCCGAACAGCCAGAACAGGTGCTGCCACAGGAGCGGATCGCCCCCCAAGGTGTGGTCGAAGAACGGCAGACCCAGCAGGCGCTCTGCCTCCAGCAGGATCGAGCCGATGATCAGCGGCGGAAAGGCAATCGCGATCATGAAGGCGGTGGCCAGGAGATACCACATCAGGATCGGCATCTTGGTCAGGCTCATGCCCGGCGCGCGGGAACACAGGATAGCGGCGATGATCTCGACCGCCGCGGTGACGCTTGCGATCTCGGCCAGGGTGATCCCGATCAGCCAGAAATCCGCGCTGAGCCCTTCGGTATAGGCCGAGGTCGACAGCGGCACATACATGAACCACCCGCCATCCGGGGCCGCGTCGAACAGGAAGGACGACAGCACGATGATGCCGCCGAAGAGGTAGCAGTAATAGCCGAAGGCGCCGAGGCGTGGAAACACCAGGTCCCGCGCGCCGATCATCAGCGGGATCAGATAGACGGCGAACCCTTCTAGCATCGGGATCGCGAACAGGAACATCATGATGGTCCCGTGCATGGTGAACAGCTGATTGTAGGTTTCGCTGCTTAGGAAGGTGTTCTCGGGCACCATCAGCTGAAGGCGCACCAGGAGCGCGAAGACCCCGGCGATCAGGAAAAAGATGAACCCGGTGATCAGGAAACGCTTGCCCACCGCCCGGTGGCTGACCGCGGACAGGACGCGAATGCCGGAGGGCTGTTCCCAGATGCCTTCGAAATCCTTGCCCATCTCGCCCTTCGGGGCAACGTCATAGGCGGGCTTGCGTGCCGCCGGCTGCGGGCTGGGCGGCTCGGCGCCCCGTGGCTGGGGGAAGGTGTCGGTCATTGCAGGCTCACGAGGTAAGCGGACAGGTTGCGCAGATCCGGACCGCTGAGGTGGTTGTAGGAGGGCATTTGCGCGCCGGGCTTCATGTCCTGCACATCGGCGATCCAGCCTGCGACGTTGCCCTGGTTCATGCGCCACATGCCCGCGCCGAGGCTGGCGCGCGCGCCCAGACGGGTCAGGTCGGGGCCCAGCCGCCCACCTTCTGCGACCCCGCGGATTTCGTGACAGGCGGCACAGCCGGCGCTCAGGAAAACCTCGCGTCCCTCGGCTTGCGCGGGTCGGGCCACGTCGCGCGCCGCGCCGCGCGTGGTGGCAAGCCACTTGTCGAAGGCCTCGGGGGGCAGGACCGTTACCTCGAATGCCATTTTCGGGTGGGACAACCCGCAGAACTCGGCGCATTGGCCGCGGAACTGGCCGGTTTCGGTCGCGGTTATCGTCAGAGTGTTGGTGCGTCCGGGGATCATGTCCATCTTGCCCGAAATCGAGGGCACCCAGAAGGAATGGATCACATCGTTGGAGTTCAGACGCAGGGTGACCGGGCGACCCTCGGGCAGGATCAATTCATTGGCGTCCCGCAACGGTGTCCCGTCCGGATCGTAGACCACATCCCACCAGAACTGATAGCCGGTCACCTCGATCACCAGTGCGTCGGGTGCGGGCCGCGTCGTCGCCACAAGGGCAGCGGTCGACGCCACCATCACGGTCGAGATTGCTATGAGCGGCGTGATCACGCCGCCGGTCCACACCCACCAATGGCCTGCTGGGCGTTTGCTGTGCCATGCGAACCAGGCGATCGCCATCACGACCACGAACACCGCCCCGAGGCCCACGACCATGCCGATTGTCAGGTCATAGGCGGCGGCGGCACCCAGCCCGCTTGGTTCCAGCGCGGATTGCGAATTCCAGATGTCGAGGGCGCTGCGATCCCCCAAGCTTTCGAGCGCAGCATCTTCGGCTGACGTGTCGAGATCCGGGGCCTCGCCCACGATGTCCCGCACACTGCGCCCGCCAAGAATGTCGAGATCTTCGTCCATCACTCGCCTCGCAACGTGAAGAGGTACGCTGCCATGTCACGTGCCTCGGCTTCGGTCACGCCAAGGTCGGGCATGGCCGTGTTCGGCGCATACGTGGTCGGATTGACAAGCCAGCGGACCAAGCCGCCCGGCTCGTTGGGCAGAACGCCGCCCACATAGGCGCGGTCGGCCAGCCCACCGAGGTCAGGTCCGACCGAGCCATCGGCGCCCGTCACGCCGGGAATGGTGTGGCAGGCACCGCAGCCGTGCAGGATCATGAGCTGCGCGCCGTGCGACGCATCGGCGCCATAGACGTTGCGCGCTGCGGCTTCCCAGTCCGGCTGACCATCGGCCGGGCCGCTGCGAAACCAGGCGGCAAGGTCGCTGAAGGCCGCGGATGTGGTCGTGGCGAGAGCGTGGCCGGGGCTGTTCTCGGGACGCAGGGCTGACCAAGCCATCGCGGCGACCGCAAGGGAGAACAGGGCCAGAACCGTTGCATATGTGGCTGTGGGGCGCATAGGCGGATCACTCGGTGTCGACGGTCATGTCGACGTTGACCGCAACCTCGGCGCCGGCACCGGCGGGCCGGACGCGGGCGTAGTATTCACTGACGGCGCGCATGTCTTCGGACGACATCTTTTCTGCGATAGAAGACATCACGTTCATCGCGTCATTGTCGCGCACGCCCTCTGCCCATAGCTCCAGTTGATGGGTCATGTAATTGGCGTATTGCCCGGCGAGGTAGGGAACGGAGGGCGGGTTGCCCATGCCGCTGGGTCCATGGCAATTCACGCATGCAGGGATGCCCCGCTCGGCTGACCCCACCGCGCCCAATTGTCCGCCCCATTGCAGCAATTCCGGTTCGATATCGCCGATCACGGGGCGGAAGGGGGCATCAATGGCCGCGTAATGGGCCGAGACGGCCTCCATCTCGCGTTCGGTCAGGCGCTGAGCGACGCCCGACATCACCTTGTTGGGCCGCGCGCCGGAGGCGTAGTCGATCAGCTGTTTGTAGAGGTACCATCCCGATTGCCCGGCGATGCGCGGAAAAGCGCCGGACCCGTCGCCCATCCCCTCTGCCCCGTGGCAAGCGATGCACGCCATGCCGGATCCGCCCGCCTCGGCCCCGCCCATGGCGACCAGTCGGCCCAGTTCCAGCAGGTCATCGGTGACCTCTCGCTGAACCTCGACATTGAAAAGCACCCTGTCGTCTTCCAGCCGTGCTTCCAGCGCCTTGATACCGGGGTCGGTCTCATAGTCCTGCGCGTTCAGGGCAAAGACGCCAATACCGACAACGGCGAAAGCGGTTGTGATTACAAAGGGGCTGTTGAGGCGGGGCATGGGTGCAGTCCTTTCTCAGGCGTCCATCAGGGGGCGGGGATTGGGGAGGTAGTCGCGCTTCATGTGCTCAAGCGTCCAATACGCGAGCCCCATGAGCGGACCGGTGGGGTTGTAGCCGAGGTTCTGCGGGAAGAGGCAGGCCCCGAAAACGAAGACGTTGTGGTGGTCCCACATCTGACCGTAGCGGTTGACGACCGAGGTTTCAGGGTCGGTGCCGATGACCGCGCCGCCGACGTTGTGCGTCGTCTGGTAGGGGACGATGGAGTAGTTCTTGCCCTCGGCTGCGAGGTTCACGGAGCTGACGGAGGTGACATTGTCCATCTCCTGCGCGATTTCGACCGCGCGGTTCATCACGTAATCCGACATGCGCCGGTCGGTGTCGGGGAAGTTGAAGGTCATCCGCAGAAGCGGGCGCCCATAGGCATCGGTCCAGGTCGGGTCGAGGTCGAGGTAGTTCTCGGGTGTCGACACACTGGAGCCGTGGATCACCAGGTCCGCATGTCGCGTGTAGTTCTCGCGCACCGCGGCCTTCCACTCGGCACCCCAGGGGGGCGTGCCTTCGGGCACGGGCTGGTAGCTGATCGGGCGGCCGTGATACTGTTTGCAGGCAATATAGCCGCCGCCGACGAAGCCCAGGTCGGAATGATCGAAGTTATCGCCGTTGAAATCGTCGACAACGATACCGAGCGCGCCCGCCCCCATGAACGGGTCGGTCTGCACGGTCTCGTCAAAGAACGCGTCGACCGCGGCGATGGTCTGATAGCTGTAGTTGCGCCCGACCGTGCCCTGCCGCGTTTCGGGATCGTAGGGCGTGCCCAGGCCCGACACCAGCATCAGGTGCACGTTCCACAAACTGTAGGCGTTCAGGCAGACCGTATCGGCAGGTTGAAATACCTCTACCCCGTCCTCGTCGAGGTAGATGACCCCGGTGGCGGTCTGACCGTCCTGTGATTTGGTGACGCGCAGGACCTGCGCATCGAAGCGGATCTCGAAATTCTCGTGATCCTTGATCCGGTCATAGACGCAGATGATCGGGTCGGCCTTGGCGAAATAGCCGCAACCGAACCGCTCGCAAAAGCCGCAGTAGGTGCAGGGATGCAGCTGCGCGCCGTAAGGATTTTCATAGGCTTGGGTCACGTTGGCCGAGGGCATCGGAAAAGGGTTCAGACCCATCCGCTCGGCGGCGCGACCGAACTTGGTGTTCGAAATGGGTTGTTTCATCGCCGGGTTGGGGTAGCCGTCGCTGCGCGGCCCCTCGAAAGGGTTGCCGCCTACCTGACGCTCGCCGCGCAGGTTACCAGCGGCCCCGGCAGCGCCGCAGATCTTCTCGAAGAAATCGAGATGCGGTTCCAGCTCGTCATAGGTGACACCCCAGTCCTGGATGCTCAGTTCGTCGGGGATGAATTGGCTGCCGTAGCGGTCCTCGTAATGGCTGCGCATTTCCAAGTCCGAAGGCAGGGGGCGCCAGATCTGGCCGTTCCAGTGGATGCCCGCGCCGCCCAGCCCAGTGCCGGGCAGGAAAGATCCCAGCCGCCGCATCGGGAGCGCGCGTTGATCGCGTGAGTTGCGGAAGGTCAGGGTCTCTTTCTTGACGTCCTGCATGTGGCCGTAGCGCAGGGCATATTTCAGCTCGTCATGCTCCTCCGGACTGCCGAAGGACGTGGCATCGTGGCGGTGGTGCCCGCGTTCCAGCACGACGCAGCGTTGGCCGGCATGGGCCAACTCGTAAGCGGCGGTCAGGCCGGTCCAGCCGCCGCCCACGATCACGACATCGGTTTTGGGTAAACGACGCTCAGCCATCGGCGCGGCCCCCCTGCGGAATGGGCCGCGGCGGGGTCGATCGGCCATTTGGTTGGTGCGCAATGCCCATGGGCGGTGGTGGCGTGGAGATCGAGGCGTCATCCACGCGCTCGGTGTAATAGGCATGCGCCCCGGGAAAGCCGACCATCCGCCAGCCAGCATAATCGTAATTCCCCAGATATATCGGGTCGGCGAAATAGCCTTCGTTGGTGAGGCTGTGGAGCAGCGTGAAGAAATCGGTGGCCGGGGTGCCGCCGCCGATGGGTTGCGTGCGCTCGGATAGCGCCCGGATCGCATCGGCGCGGCCAGTCTCGTCAAGATCGAAGAGCGCGGGGCCCTCGGCGATGTGGGCGTCAATGCCGCCCAGAAGAAGCTCGGCGGGCGTCATGTCGAGTTGCCAGCCTTGCTCGGGCGTGCCTGCGGGGAAGGGGCCTTGCAGGTAGAGACCCGCGCCCTGGCCGTAATCCGTGGCCATCTGCAGGTCTATGAAGTCAACAACCCCGGCCTGACTGGCACTCGGGTAGTCGTCTTCGGGGATGAACACATCGCATGCGGCGGCGAGCCAGCGGGCTTGCGTGTCCGTCAGGATCGCCCATGGCCGGGCGTCTGCCTGGGCGAAGGCGTGGCGCGGCGCGCTGGTCAGACCGATCGCGGCTGCGACACCGCTGGCCCCGGCAGATTGCAAGATTGCACGACGTGAAAAGATGTGTGTCATGGAACGCCCCGTTGGCATTTGTTGCAGGGGCAACGCCAAAAATTACGGCTCGGTTCCCGAAAAAACCCGATCTGCGATCAATTCGTTTCGGTGTCAGATGCATGATCGCTGTCGCCGCCAGCCGCACGGATCTCGCCCAGCTTCAAGACACGGATGACCAGCAAGGCGAGCAAGGTGGTCGCGACCGCCATCATCCAAAACCCGAATCCGACGCTGAGCCCGATGGCGGCGGCCAGCCAGAGGCTGGTGCCCGTGGTAATGCCCCGCACCTTGCCCTGGCTGAAAACGATCATCCCGGCGGCAAGGAAAGCGACACCGTTGGTGACCGCGTTGACAAGGCGCAAGGGATCGCTCGACACCCGGTCGCTGTAGCTGTCCATATTGGCCAGAACTTCCAGCATGATGAGGCAGTAGAGCGCTGCCGCCAGCCCGACGAGCATATGGGTGCGCAGGCCCGCCGGGCGGCTCTTGGTCTCCCGTTCCAAGCCGATCAGACCGCACAAGACCAGCGCCCCGGCAAGCCGCAGCAGCACGACCTGCCAGGGGAGGGTGGTCAATGCAGTCAGCTCCTGGATGATCGGACCCACGTTGGCTAGCCTTTCTCCAACAGCCACCAGGCAGCGCTGCGGGGCGGAAGGTTGCTGCCCGGCGCGGGGGGCTTGGTCTGCAAGATCCGTTTTGCACCCTGTCTGGGTGCGAGGTCTTGTGGCGCGCCGGACATGTTGGCGGCCACCTGCACAACGAGCGTCCCAACGCGCAGCCGGAACCGAATGCAGGCATCAGGCGCGTCTTCGAGTTCCATCGTGGCCTCGGCAAGCCCCAGGTCACGCCGCCGGGCAAGTGCATCGCGGTAAAAGGCGAGAACCGAGGCCGGGTCGGCCTCCTGCTGTGCCACGCCGCCCTGTTCCGCCCGCGCCATAGGTAGCCACGGCACCGCTTTGCTGAAGCCGCATGCGGGCTGCGTGTCGTCCCAGGCCATGGGCGCGCGGGCGCCGTTGCGACCCACCGAGTCGGGCCAATACATCAGGTCATAAGGATCGGTCAGCTCGACCTTTTCGAGCTCTGCCTGTGGCTGCCCCAGTTCCTCGCCCTGAAACAGCAAGAGGGGGCCGGGCAGCGCGCAAAGGAACGCTGCGAGCATCTTCGCATCCGCTGCCCCGCCATCGCCGAAGGACGAGACCGCGCGTTTCTGGTCATGGCTGTTGAGCCACCAGGTCCATCCTTCAGCATCCTCCAGCCGGGTGAGAAGGTCGCGCAGTACCTCCGTGCTGGGCCCGCGTTCCGGCAAGTCGATCGCATAGCCGGCGTCAAGTCGATCGGGGCCGGTGAACTTGCACGTGACTTCGACCGAACGGGGGCCGTTGTTGATCTCCCCCAGAAGGTAGGCGTCGGGGCCTGCCATCTCGCGCAGGGTTTCCGCGAAGGCAGCGCATTCGTTGGGCAGCACGTCGTGAATATGCTCCTGGAAGGTATATGGATTGTTGGATGGCCCGGGGATCAGAGCCGCTTCGGCCTCGGCCGCGGGGGGATTGTCGCGAAACCCGGGGTCATAGAAAAAGCTCGTTACCGCGTCATAGCGGAAGCCATCGACGCCACGGTCGCGCCAGAACCGCGTGATCCGGTTCAGCCGTTCGTGCACGCGGTCGTTGTAATGGTTCAGGCAGGGCTGACAGGGCAGAAACTTGTGCAGGCAGTATTGCGCACGTTGCGGGTGCCAGCGCCAAGCGGCCTCTCCGAAAAACGACAGCCAGTTCGAGGGCGGGCTGCCGTCCTTGCACGGGTCCGCCCAGATGTAGACATCCTCGAAGCCTTCTTCACGGGCCAGCGATTTTGCGAACCAGTCATGGGTGTCCGACGTGTGGTTGAGCACCAGATCGATCATCACACGCAGGTCCAGATCATGGGCCCGCGCCACCAGCGCATCGAAATCGTCGAGGGTGCCGAACCGCCGGTCGACGGCGCAATGATCGGCAATGTCATACCCCCCGTCGCAGAACGGCGAGGGATAGAAGGGCGAAAGCCAGATGCCGTCCACCCCGAGGCCGGCAATGTAATCGAGCTGCCGGGTCACCCCCGGCAGATCGCCTTCCCCCGTCCCGGTCGTGTCAAGGAACGACCGGGGGTAGACCTGATAAATGACGGGGTTTTCGGGCCACGGCCCGCGTCGCGGCATGTTCAACTGCCCACGATCATGCCGCCGTTGGGGTGCAGGGTCTGGCCCGTGAAATACGACCCGTCACTGCTGGCGAGAAACAGGTAGGAGGTCGCGACCTCCCAAGGCTGTCCCGGTCTCTGCATGGGTACTTGCGAGCCGAAACCTTCGACCTTTTCGGCCGGCATGGTGCCGGGGATGAATGGCGTCCAGATCGGGCCAGGCGCCACGCAGTTGACCCGGATGCCCTTGCTCACCAATTGCGATGCGATGGAGCGACTGAAGGCCGTGATCGCGCCGCGGGTGGACGAATAGCTGATCAACGCGGCGTTGCCCTTGAAGGCGTTGACGCTGGCGGTGTTGATAATGGTGCCGCCCTCGGGCAGGTGGTCCGCCGCCGCCTGGGTGCAAAAGAAATACCCCATGACGTTGCTGTCGAAAGTCCGGCGCAGATGATCCTCGGTAATGTCATCGAGTTCGGTCTCCAGCCATTGCTGGGCAGCATTGTTCACGAGAATGTCGATGCCGCCCATCTTTTCGGCCAGCTCTCGGACAGCATCGAAAGCCTGTGCGCGGTCGCCGATATCAGCCTGCACGGCGTGGCCCGTGGCTCCTTCGTTCTCGATCAGGCGGACGGTCTCTTTTGCGTCGCGGTCCTCATCGAGGTAGATGATTCCGACCTCGGCGCCTTCACGCGCGAAGAGGACCGAAACGTCCCGTCCGATGCCGCTGTCGCCGCCGGTAATAATGGCGCGTTTGCCCTCGAGCTTGCCGACGCCGGGGTGGCGCGGCATGTAGTCGGGGGGCGGATCCATCTTGTATTCATGGGCAGGCATCGCGTCTTGCGATTGTGCGGGAATGTCGGTGTGCTTGGACATGGGATAAGTCCTTTCGGAGAAGTGTTTCGGAAAAGGCTCAGCGCCTCGGTAGCAACCGCGACAGCACGGCGGTGCCAACGATCAGGCCGCCGAACACGGCGAGCCGGGCCAGATCGGCATCTACGATCAGGCCGCTGGCTTTTGCCCTTTCGCCATAGCTGCTGTGCGCGCTGGCTGGGATGCTGTCGACCGGGCCGTGCAGGTTGTCATCCGAGGTTCCCTGCGCGTCGCGGTCGGATTTCTGCATTTCTGCGCCGCTGGTGGACATTTTCTTGTCGAGGTAGTCCGGCAAGAGCATGTTGCCGAAGACCAGTTGCAGAACGGAGGCCCCGACAAACAACTCGCGCGACCCTTTGTGGACGGCCCTCATTACCGCATCGGCGGCCACCTCGGGCTGATAGATCGGCGGCGCGGGTTGCGGCTTGGTCTCCAACCTGTTGCGGGCCCAGTCGAATTGCGGCGTGTTGAGGGCGGGCAGTTGCACGAGGCTCATGGTGATCCCGGCATTCTTGCGGATCAGTTCGGACCGCACTGAGGCGACGAAGCCGTTGATCGCATGTTTCGAGGCGCAGTAAGCCGATTGGAACGGCACCGCCCGGTACCCCAGTCCCGAGCCCAAGGTCACGATCTGACCCCGCCCGCGCGGCTCCATCTGCGCCAGTGCGGCGCGCGTGCCGTTTACGACACCCATGAAAGTGGTGTCGACGATGGCGCGGAATTCGTCATCCTTCATCTCGGTGAAGGGCGAAAAACTGGTCAGCATCGCGCAGTTGATCCACAGGTCGATCGGCCCGAGCCCTTCCTCGATCAAGGTGGCGGCGCGGGACACCTGGGCGGCGTCGCTGACATCGCAGGGCAGGGTCATGACCTGTGGGCCGTAGGTTTCCTCCATCTCGGCCAGCCGGTCCTCGCCCCTTGCCAGCACGCCGACCTTGTAGCCTTCGGCAATCAGTTTCTCGACGGTGGCCCGACCGACGCCGGCGCTACCGCCCGCGACGACGGCGATTTTCGACTGTGTCATCTGAAGCTCCTGTGGCTGCTTGCGGGGTCAACGGTTCCGGGCCACCGTGGGTTCCCGCGGTCATGTGCGTTGGGGGGTGCCGGTCTGCATGCGGGCCCTGCCTGCGGCGAAAAGCGAGGCATAGGCGGGGACCAACAGCATCAAAAGGACGGAGGAGAACAGGATGCCGAAGCCGAGCGAGACGGCCGTGGGGATCAGGAACTGCGCCTGCACCGATGTTTCCAGGATCAGCGGCGTGACCCCGAGAAAGGTGGTCAGTGTCGTCAACGTGATGGGTCGGAACCGCCGCAGCGTGGCGCGCCGGATGGCCTCGTTCGGGTCGGTGCCCCTGGCCTCCTCGGCGAGTATGAAATCCACGATCAGAAGGGCCCCATTTACCACCACGCCCGACAGGCCGATGATGCCGAACATGCTCAGCAAGGTCAGGTTCATGCCCAGGGCCGCATGGGCCAACACCGCGCCCACGAAACCGAATGGCAGAACCAGCAGAACAATCAGGGGCCGGAGGTAACTGCCGAAGGCAAGGGCCAGCACCGCGTAGATACCGAACAGGGCCAGTCCGAAATTCTGTGTCAGCGAATTGGAAAAGCGGCCCGCCTCTTCCTGCTCGCCGCCGGCGGTGACTTCGAGGCCGGGGAAATCCGCTCGCAGGTCTGGCACGATCTGCGAAAGAACCCATTCGGTCTCGGCCCCGCCGGTTGTAAGGCCAGTGTTCACATCCGCCATGATCGTCGTGACTGTGCGCCCGTCTGCACGGGTGATCGAGGTTGCGGCGGGCTTCTGGTCGATCTCAACCAGCCGTTCGAGCGGGATATCGCCCTCGGGGCCGGGGATGGTCAGGCGTCGCAAGTCGGCGACGGCATCGCGATCTTCCAGCGCAAGGCGCAGGCGGATATCGACCTCTTCGCGGTTCCGGGCGAATTGGTCGATGGTGACCCCGTAGAAAGCGGCGCGCAACTCGCGCGCGATGGCGGTCTCGCTGATCCCGAAGGTCGCGGCATCGGCGCGGGGGGTGATGACCAGCTCCTGCGCGGTGCTGGCGCTGTCGTCGCGCAGATCACGGACGCCTTCGCGCCCGCGCAGGGCTTGGGTGATGCGGTCCACCGCTGCTTGCCGGGCGCTATCGTCCTCGGCGGCGACCTTAAGTGCGATCGGTGCACCGACGCCGACAAGACTGGACGAGAACAGCAATTCTCGCGCTCCCGCCACCTCGCCCACCTGCTCGCGCCAGGCGTCGGTGAAGGCCGCGGCTGTGATATCGCGCGTCGCGGCATCGGCCAGTTGGGCCGAGATGTTTGCGGTGCTGCCAGAGCTTGTGCCGCCCTGACCAGGCCCGCCGCCGGTGGAAAAGCCAATCGTGATGCCCGTGCGCTCCAGTACGTCCGCCCCGAGGGTGTCGGCGGCGTCGCGGGCGGCGCCCGCGATGTCGAGCGCCCGTTGCA
This genomic interval from Dinoroseobacter shibae DFL 12 = DSM 16493 contains the following:
- a CDS encoding SDR family oxidoreductase codes for the protein MTQSKIAVVAGGSAGVGRATVEKLIAEGYKVGVLARGEDRLAEMEETYGPQVMTLPCDVSDAAQVSRAATLIEEGLGPIDLWINCAMLTSFSPFTEMKDDEFRAIVDTTFMGVVNGTRAALAQMEPRGRGQIVTLGSGLGYRAVPFQSAYCASKHAINGFVASVRSELIRKNAGITMSLVQLPALNTPQFDWARNRLETKPQPAPPIYQPEVAADAVMRAVHKGSRELFVGASVLQLVFGNMLLPDYLDKKMSTSGAEMQKSDRDAQGTSDDNLHGPVDSIPASAHSSYGERAKASGLIVDADLARLAVFGGLIVGTAVLSRLLPRR